One part of the Microbacterium aurugineum genome encodes these proteins:
- the cofD gene encoding 2-phospho-L-lactate transferase gives MTLPAAPRVVVLAGGVGGSKFVVGVREAARRRWPDGEGGTRARITVIINTGDDLWLSGLRLQPDVDSMIYALAGVNDTGRGWGRAGESERVAAELGAWGAGWPWFTLGDLDLGAHVARTGWLRDGATVTEVVGRLAGRWPLGVRLLPMTDSEVDTHVTTSQGRMHFQEWWTRHRAGLPAQGFDWPGIERSAPAPGVREALAEADAVLFAPSNPVVSLGPILAVPGIAEAVRSSPGAVVGVSPIIAGAPVRGMADACLAAVGIPAAADAVGRHYGARTSGGLLDAWVIAEEDAALAVALEAEGLSAPVHPLWMRDRDTAAALAGAVLDLVDEVRRTRD, from the coding sequence ATGACACTCCCCGCGGCACCACGCGTCGTGGTCCTCGCCGGCGGTGTCGGCGGATCGAAGTTCGTCGTCGGCGTGCGAGAGGCTGCGCGCCGACGTTGGCCCGACGGGGAGGGTGGCACCCGCGCCCGGATCACGGTGATCATCAACACCGGTGACGATCTGTGGCTCAGTGGCCTGCGCCTGCAGCCGGACGTCGACTCGATGATCTATGCCCTCGCCGGGGTGAACGATACCGGGCGGGGGTGGGGCCGAGCCGGAGAGAGCGAGCGAGTGGCAGCGGAACTGGGAGCCTGGGGGGCCGGCTGGCCGTGGTTCACACTGGGGGATCTCGACCTCGGAGCGCATGTCGCGCGCACGGGGTGGCTTCGTGACGGTGCGACGGTCACCGAGGTCGTGGGTCGTCTCGCCGGGCGCTGGCCGCTCGGTGTCCGGTTGCTCCCGATGACGGACTCCGAGGTCGACACGCACGTGACGACCTCGCAGGGGCGCATGCACTTCCAGGAGTGGTGGACGCGGCATCGGGCGGGTCTCCCCGCACAGGGCTTCGACTGGCCGGGCATCGAGCGGTCCGCGCCCGCGCCCGGGGTGCGGGAGGCTCTGGCGGAGGCGGACGCTGTGCTCTTCGCGCCCTCGAACCCCGTGGTCTCGCTCGGCCCGATCCTCGCCGTCCCCGGGATCGCCGAGGCGGTGCGTTCCTCTCCCGGAGCGGTGGTAGGGGTTTCTCCGATCATCGCCGGTGCGCCGGTGCGGGGAATGGCTGATGCGTGTCTCGCCGCGGTCGGAATCCCCGCTGCCGCCGATGCGGTCGGGCGCCACTACGGTGCGCGGACATCCGGGGGGCTGCTCGATGCGTGGGTGATCGCCGAAGAGGATGCCGCGCTCGCCGTCGCGCTCGAGGCCGAGGGGCTCTCCGCCCCGGTGCATCCGCTCTGGATGCGCGACCGCGACACCGCCGCCGCGCTCGCCGGAGCCGTGCTCGACCTGGTCGACGAGGTCCGGAGGACGCGGGACTAG
- a CDS encoding ABC transporter ATP-binding protein, with translation MTDHRDGLDARRIRFRRGDRLILDGMHLTAPGGAVTALLGPNGSGKSTLLRLIAGTLRGEVESVRLHGDPLLTMMRRERAQRVALVEQEWSAAEGMTGRDIVALGLLPHRGWLSFESEATDAAATETALRRAGALAFADRDAATLSGGERQRVNLARALAQRPALLLCDEPTNHLDIRAQLDALTLLRSLAGDGMTVFAALHDLNHAAAFADRIVVVANGHVQAAGSPQEVLTRELIARVWNVDAVVLSRPDSDRPLIVFDEAPVPVLGR, from the coding sequence ATGACCGATCACCGAGACGGGCTCGACGCCCGGCGCATCCGCTTCCGTCGCGGCGATCGGCTCATCCTCGACGGGATGCATCTCACCGCACCGGGCGGGGCGGTGACCGCTCTGCTCGGCCCGAACGGTTCGGGCAAGAGCACGCTGTTGCGACTGATCGCCGGCACGCTGCGCGGCGAGGTCGAGTCGGTCCGCCTGCACGGCGACCCGCTCCTGACGATGATGCGCCGGGAGCGCGCGCAGCGGGTGGCCCTGGTGGAGCAGGAGTGGTCGGCGGCCGAGGGAATGACGGGACGCGACATCGTCGCACTCGGGCTCCTTCCGCACCGGGGCTGGCTGTCGTTCGAGAGCGAGGCGACGGACGCCGCGGCCACGGAGACGGCACTGCGCCGTGCCGGTGCCCTCGCGTTCGCCGACCGCGATGCGGCGACCCTCTCCGGCGGCGAGCGTCAGCGCGTGAACCTCGCCAGGGCCCTGGCGCAGCGTCCGGCACTTCTGCTGTGCGACGAACCGACGAACCATCTCGACATCCGCGCCCAGCTCGACGCCCTCACGCTGCTGCGCTCACTCGCCGGGGATGGGATGACCGTCTTCGCGGCACTGCACGACCTGAACCATGCGGCGGCCTTCGCCGATCGGATCGTGGTCGTCGCGAACGGTCATGTGCAGGCGGCCGGGTCGCCACAGGAGGTCCTCACCCGCGAGCTCATCGCCCGGGTGTGGAACGTCGACGCCGTGGTCCTCTCCCGACCGGACAGCGATCGCCCCCTGATCGTGTTCGACGAGGCGCCGGTTCCCGTCCTGGGACGGTGA
- a CDS encoding putative F420-0 ABC transporter permease subunit: MSVTVPLRAAVPVAAASTTHPRRRRTVSAIAVLLPTLAVTVIAAVAIGPADITPGELLASVWSHLTGATSGLTPIRDAIIWEGRVPRVLTAAAVGGGLALCGAVMQALTRNPLADPYLLGLSSGASTGAVIVIVLGAAVALPFAAFAGAVLALVLTLGLARAAGSAGPTAVVLAGLAVSAVLAALTSLVIFWSATNDSYREILSWLLGSLGGANWADATLAGVAVLVCAIPLLASARPLDSLALGDTAAEALGVPVTRMRVLLFLCTALLTGALVAVSGSIGFVGLILPHAVRAVVGARHRALLPVSFLAGAVFLIWADTIARTVFEPRELPVGIVTALIGGPVFALLMLRMRRNRT; encoded by the coding sequence GTGAGCGTCACTGTCCCGTTGCGGGCGGCGGTCCCGGTCGCGGCGGCATCGACCACCCACCCGAGACGGCGGCGCACGGTCTCTGCCATCGCCGTGCTGCTGCCCACCCTCGCCGTCACCGTGATCGCGGCCGTCGCGATCGGACCGGCCGACATCACCCCTGGCGAGCTCCTGGCGAGCGTGTGGTCGCACCTGACCGGGGCGACCAGCGGCCTCACCCCGATCCGCGACGCGATCATCTGGGAGGGACGTGTGCCCCGCGTGCTCACGGCGGCCGCCGTCGGTGGTGGTCTGGCCCTCTGCGGTGCCGTGATGCAGGCACTCACCCGCAACCCGCTCGCCGATCCGTATCTGCTCGGGCTGTCGTCGGGCGCGTCCACGGGCGCGGTGATCGTGATCGTCCTCGGCGCCGCGGTGGCGCTGCCGTTCGCGGCCTTCGCCGGTGCGGTGCTCGCTCTCGTGCTGACGCTCGGCCTCGCCCGCGCCGCCGGCTCCGCGGGACCGACCGCCGTGGTGCTCGCGGGGCTCGCGGTGTCGGCCGTGCTCGCCGCGCTGACCAGCCTGGTGATCTTCTGGAGTGCGACGAACGACAGCTACCGCGAGATCCTCAGCTGGCTGCTCGGCTCCCTCGGCGGCGCAAACTGGGCGGATGCGACCTTGGCCGGTGTCGCCGTGCTCGTCTGCGCCATCCCCCTGCTGGCGTCGGCCCGTCCGCTCGACAGCCTCGCGCTCGGGGACACCGCCGCCGAAGCCCTGGGCGTGCCGGTCACCCGGATGCGGGTGCTCCTCTTCCTCTGCACGGCCCTGTTGACCGGTGCGCTGGTCGCGGTCAGCGGCTCGATCGGATTCGTCGGGCTGATTCTCCCGCACGCGGTGCGTGCGGTCGTCGGCGCCCGGCATCGCGCGCTGCTGCCGGTCTCGTTCCTCGCCGGGGCGGTGTTCCTCATCTGGGCCGACACCATCGCCCGCACCGTGTTCGAACCGCGCGAGCTCCCGGTCGGGATCGTGACCGCGCTCATCGGCGGACCGGTGTTCGCGCTGCTGATGCTGCGGATGCGGAGGAACCGGACATGA
- a CDS encoding putative F420-0 ABC transporter substrate-binding protein gives MPATTRALAATPLLALLVAAGLSGCNGAPTTPAAAADPKPLVLDNCGTEVSVEAAPQRILTIKSSTLELALALGAGDRIIGSAFSDGPLPDDLAASAEGIDVVSDKVPSKEAVLELEPDLVFAGWESNFSVDGAGERADLQKLGITTYVAPAACKAPGYMPDPLTFDAVFDGFAEAGKLLGEQDAASALIAEQRAALDAIAPDERGLTALWYSSGTDQPFVGAGIGAPQMIMSAAGLDNVFADVHDTWTSSSWELIAEADPDVIVLVDAAWNTAESKIALLTSNPVTSELDAVQNQRFVIVDFPATEAGIRNVDAVESIVTQLGEQ, from the coding sequence ATGCCTGCCACCACCCGCGCCCTCGCCGCCACCCCGCTCCTCGCCCTCCTCGTCGCCGCCGGATTGAGCGGATGCAACGGCGCTCCCACAACGCCCGCCGCCGCCGCCGATCCGAAACCCCTCGTCCTCGACAACTGCGGCACCGAGGTGTCTGTGGAGGCCGCCCCGCAGCGGATCCTCACCATCAAGTCCTCGACGCTCGAACTCGCCCTGGCGCTCGGCGCCGGCGACCGCATCATCGGCTCCGCCTTCTCCGACGGACCCCTGCCGGACGATCTCGCAGCGAGCGCGGAAGGCATCGACGTCGTCTCCGACAAGGTGCCGTCGAAGGAGGCCGTGCTCGAGCTCGAGCCCGACCTGGTGTTCGCCGGGTGGGAGTCGAACTTCTCGGTCGACGGTGCCGGCGAGCGCGCCGACCTGCAGAAGCTCGGCATCACCACCTACGTCGCGCCCGCCGCCTGCAAGGCGCCGGGCTACATGCCCGACCCGCTCACCTTCGACGCCGTCTTCGACGGTTTCGCCGAGGCCGGCAAGCTGCTCGGCGAACAGGATGCCGCGTCCGCGCTGATCGCGGAGCAGCGCGCCGCCCTCGACGCGATCGCCCCGGACGAGCGCGGACTCACGGCGCTCTGGTACTCCTCGGGCACGGACCAGCCGTTCGTCGGTGCGGGCATCGGGGCACCGCAGATGATCATGTCGGCGGCCGGCCTCGACAACGTGTTCGCCGACGTGCACGACACCTGGACGTCGAGCTCCTGGGAGCTGATCGCCGAGGCCGACCCCGACGTGATCGTGCTGGTGGATGCCGCGTGGAACACCGCGGAGTCCAAGATCGCGCTGCTCACGTCGAACCCGGTCACATCCGAGCTCGACGCCGTGCAGAACCAACGGTTCGTGATCGTCGACTTCCCCGCCACCGAGGCGGGGATCCGCAACGTTGACGCCGTGGAGTCGATCGTGACCCAGCTCGGAGAACAGTGA
- a CDS encoding alpha/beta hydrolase: protein MQTTSVSYFSEGQRISAVWRTPDHAGPYRALVQGPGWLGLKDAKLYVRYHEALVQAGFAVLVIDYRGFGDSEGDRGYLSPAWQLEDLVNAVTYLTTREDVIADAIGVFGTGGTGGGNAVLLADADPRIKAAVSQVPVADGEDWLHRMRSEYEWLDFQKSLAEDRRLRVTEGKGRIVHPREEIMIPTAERRATKIKADVDDRIPTAVPLACAEGILAYRPIDAASRLTTPLLVIGVEGDATTPTDHAEALYEAARGPKQLIMQRHTTHYAAYDAYWEQTTPVIVEWFDRYVRPAHLIHRSSPSPAIGESITTESVSKEEVAR, encoded by the coding sequence ATGCAGACCACATCCGTCTCGTACTTCAGCGAGGGGCAGCGCATCTCCGCCGTGTGGCGCACCCCCGATCACGCGGGCCCCTACCGTGCGCTCGTGCAGGGGCCGGGCTGGCTCGGGCTCAAGGATGCCAAGCTCTACGTCCGCTATCACGAAGCCCTCGTCCAGGCGGGCTTCGCCGTGCTCGTGATCGACTACCGCGGTTTCGGCGACTCCGAGGGCGACCGCGGCTACCTGTCCCCGGCCTGGCAGCTCGAGGACCTCGTGAACGCCGTGACCTACCTCACCACGCGCGAGGACGTGATCGCCGACGCGATCGGGGTGTTCGGAACGGGCGGGACGGGAGGCGGCAACGCCGTGCTCCTGGCCGACGCCGACCCGCGCATCAAGGCCGCTGTGAGCCAGGTGCCCGTCGCCGACGGTGAGGACTGGCTGCACCGCATGCGCAGCGAGTATGAATGGCTCGACTTCCAGAAGTCCCTCGCCGAAGACCGCCGGCTGCGCGTCACCGAGGGGAAGGGGCGGATCGTGCACCCCCGCGAGGAGATCATGATCCCCACGGCCGAGCGTCGCGCCACGAAGATCAAGGCCGACGTCGACGACCGCATCCCGACCGCCGTCCCGCTTGCGTGCGCCGAGGGCATCCTCGCCTACCGGCCCATCGACGCGGCGTCCCGCCTGACCACGCCGCTGCTCGTGATCGGCGTCGAAGGCGATGCGACCACGCCGACCGACCACGCCGAAGCGCTGTACGAGGCCGCCCGTGGCCCGAAGCAGCTCATCATGCAGCGGCACACCACCCACTACGCCGCCTACGACGCCTACTGGGAGCAGACCACTCCGGTGATCGTCGAGTGGTTCGACCGGTACGTGCGGCCGGCGCATCTCATCCACCGGTCGTCGCCGTCGCCCGCGATCGGCGAATCCATCACCACAGAATCCGTCAGCAAAGAGGAGGTCGCGCGATGA
- a CDS encoding dihydroorotase, with protein sequence MSVDLKITGGTVVTPAGPVQADLLVADGKVAGIVAGGTEIPAARTIDAAGKLVLPGMVDVHVHTREPGYEHKDDIYTTSLQAAAGGVTTMFGMPNLKPPTTDVATLTDVFRRYEESSIVDWNHNPAPTKFDEIAGMSEMGIRAYKIYMVVDTGRDYPHPSGTGIHNHGHLLEIMDHIAQTGKRFIVHPHDQALMDYIEGAYLARGENTPEGYASAYAAREGVIWDTAIDVVLRLAEASGCPVHIAHIQTRRSIEAVRRAKQNGIDVTCEVNHWAPFLSTWNDVETLGPYALSYWVPDDNRAAVWEGMRDGTIDIAASDHAPHTREEKEVGWTKMWSSHTGTPGIQYYYELMLDAVNKGELDLQRAIDMVAHIPAAKFGLEGVKGSLAIGADADIVIADLSEEWTITNDGVLSKIGWTPYDGRTISARIQRTLVRGVDVYVGDEVTGDRTFGKLAASAEDRAAFAAEGN encoded by the coding sequence ATGAGCGTGGATCTGAAGATCACCGGTGGCACCGTCGTCACCCCCGCAGGGCCGGTGCAGGCCGACCTGCTCGTCGCCGACGGCAAGGTCGCCGGCATCGTCGCGGGAGGCACCGAGATCCCGGCCGCGCGCACGATCGATGCCGCGGGAAAGCTCGTGCTCCCCGGAATGGTCGACGTGCATGTGCACACCCGCGAACCCGGTTACGAGCACAAGGACGACATCTACACGACGAGCCTGCAGGCTGCGGCCGGCGGCGTCACCACGATGTTCGGGATGCCGAACCTCAAGCCGCCGACGACCGACGTCGCGACGCTGACCGACGTGTTCCGTCGGTACGAGGAATCATCGATAGTCGACTGGAACCACAACCCCGCGCCGACGAAGTTCGACGAGATCGCCGGCATGAGCGAGATGGGGATCCGGGCGTACAAGATCTACATGGTCGTCGACACCGGCCGCGACTATCCGCACCCCTCCGGTACCGGCATCCACAACCACGGGCACCTGCTCGAGATCATGGATCACATCGCCCAGACCGGCAAGCGCTTCATCGTGCACCCGCACGACCAGGCGCTCATGGACTACATCGAGGGCGCCTATCTCGCCCGTGGTGAGAACACCCCGGAGGGCTACGCCTCGGCCTACGCGGCTCGCGAGGGCGTGATCTGGGACACCGCGATCGACGTCGTGCTGCGTCTCGCGGAGGCCTCCGGCTGCCCGGTGCACATCGCGCACATCCAGACCCGACGCTCGATCGAGGCCGTGCGCCGTGCCAAGCAGAACGGCATCGACGTCACCTGCGAGGTCAACCACTGGGCACCGTTCCTGTCGACGTGGAATGACGTCGAGACACTCGGACCGTACGCGCTCAGCTACTGGGTGCCCGACGACAACCGCGCCGCCGTCTGGGAGGGCATGCGTGACGGGACGATCGACATCGCCGCGAGCGACCACGCCCCGCACACCCGCGAGGAGAAGGAGGTCGGGTGGACCAAGATGTGGAGTTCGCACACCGGCACACCCGGCATCCAGTACTACTACGAGCTCATGCTCGACGCCGTGAACAAGGGTGAGCTCGACCTGCAGCGCGCGATCGACATGGTCGCCCACATCCCCGCCGCCAAGTTCGGCCTGGAAGGGGTCAAGGGCTCTCTCGCCATCGGGGCGGACGCCGACATCGTGATCGCCGACCTCTCCGAGGAGTGGACCATCACCAACGACGGCGTGCTGTCGAAGATCGGCTGGACCCCGTATGACGGACGCACCATCAGTGCGCGCATCCAGCGCACCCTCGTGCGCGGCGTCGACGTCTACGTCGGCGACGAGGTCACCGGCGACCGCACATTCGGAAAGCTCGCCGCATCGGCGGAAGACAGGGCGGCGTTCGCCGCGGAAGGGAACTGA
- a CDS encoding LLM class flavin-dependent oxidoreductase has translation MKFGLLLPHFGEEASKEKLLEGSKLAESFGFDSVWVRDHLVFEPHGEMEKPNRTFYDALTTLTAIGAVTEKIELGTGSLIPFRHPLVTALMAGTMTQLLGPRLILGFGAGTFDHEFEAIGWGDLDRVEMVRSNAEILRRVFTENDVTYDDGIFSFENVTIEPKPVGGRIPFWYCGATPRSARLAAEFADGWMPGRTGLLTMEKRIQTMREMTDENGRPMPTVAVIPPTSIEDTREEALKHVNIPGLLAWANKAKFAVKPPSGSFETVEDLEGQLIVGDPDQAVEQIRRFEEVGTEHLVFDFRFKFDRFFEQIELLGTEVLPKLR, from the coding sequence ATGAAATTCGGACTGCTGCTGCCGCACTTCGGCGAGGAAGCGAGCAAGGAGAAGCTCCTGGAGGGGTCGAAGCTCGCCGAGAGCTTCGGATTCGACTCCGTCTGGGTGCGCGACCACCTGGTCTTCGAACCGCACGGGGAGATGGAGAAGCCGAACCGCACGTTCTACGACGCGCTGACCACCCTCACCGCCATCGGCGCCGTCACCGAGAAGATCGAGCTCGGCACCGGATCGCTGATCCCGTTCCGTCACCCGCTGGTCACGGCGCTCATGGCGGGGACGATGACGCAGCTGCTCGGCCCGCGCCTGATCCTCGGCTTCGGTGCCGGAACCTTCGACCACGAGTTCGAGGCGATCGGCTGGGGCGACCTGGACCGCGTCGAGATGGTGCGTTCGAACGCCGAGATCCTGCGCCGGGTGTTCACCGAGAACGACGTCACCTACGACGACGGCATCTTCTCGTTCGAGAACGTCACCATCGAACCGAAGCCCGTGGGAGGACGCATCCCGTTCTGGTACTGCGGCGCCACCCCGCGTTCGGCCCGTCTCGCGGCGGAGTTCGCCGACGGATGGATGCCCGGACGCACCGGACTCCTCACGATGGAGAAGCGCATCCAGACCATGCGCGAGATGACGGACGAGAACGGCCGACCGATGCCGACCGTCGCCGTCATCCCGCCGACCTCGATCGAGGACACGCGCGAGGAGGCCTTGAAGCACGTGAACATCCCGGGGCTTCTCGCCTGGGCCAACAAGGCCAAGTTCGCGGTGAAGCCGCCGTCCGGCAGCTTCGAAACCGTCGAAGACCTCGAGGGCCAGCTCATCGTGGGTGACCCCGACCAGGCCGTCGAGCAGATCCGGCGGTTCGAGGAGGTCGGCACCGAGCACCTCGTGTTCGACTTCCGGTTCAAGTTCGATCGGTTCTTCGAGCAGATCGAACTCCTCGGCACCGAGGTGCTTCCTAAGCTGCGATAA
- a CDS encoding ABC transporter ATP-binding protein, with protein MTDVNHTVRDSADPLISVTGLSVSYDVARTGKKLIAIENVDLDVFEGEFITVLGPSGCGKTTFMNVIAGLVAPSTGSVLVDGQQVEGPGPDRAVVFQDYALLPWRSVFDNVKFGLEMQKGLRTADWRAKVQEAIDMVGLKGFESSYPRELSGGMQQRVGLARAFVAEPRILLMDEPLGAVDALTREVMRDEIEKLIEATGKTVLFITHSIEEAILLGDRIVVFKSHPGAIKEIITTDIPRPRSERSVQHDPRFLELRDHLWEALEGEATAAAVSK; from the coding sequence ATGACTGACGTGAACCACACCGTACGGGACTCGGCGGATCCGCTGATCTCGGTCACCGGGCTCTCGGTGAGCTATGACGTCGCGCGGACGGGGAAGAAGCTGATCGCCATCGAGAACGTCGACCTCGACGTGTTCGAGGGCGAGTTCATCACGGTGCTCGGCCCGTCGGGGTGCGGCAAGACGACGTTCATGAACGTCATCGCCGGCCTCGTCGCGCCGAGCACCGGATCCGTCCTCGTCGATGGGCAGCAGGTCGAGGGGCCAGGGCCGGACAGGGCCGTCGTCTTCCAGGACTACGCGCTCCTGCCCTGGCGCTCCGTGTTCGACAACGTGAAGTTCGGACTCGAGATGCAGAAGGGCCTGCGCACCGCCGACTGGCGGGCGAAGGTGCAGGAGGCCATCGACATGGTCGGGCTCAAGGGGTTCGAGTCCTCGTATCCCCGAGAGCTCTCCGGTGGCATGCAGCAGCGTGTCGGCCTCGCCCGCGCGTTCGTCGCCGAGCCGCGCATCCTGCTGATGGATGAGCCGCTCGGCGCCGTCGATGCGCTGACCCGCGAGGTGATGCGCGACGAGATCGAGAAGCTCATCGAGGCGACGGGCAAGACCGTCCTCTTCATCACGCACTCGATCGAGGAGGCGATCCTCCTGGGCGACCGCATCGTCGTCTTCAAGAGCCACCCCGGGGCGATCAAGGAGATCATCACGACCGACATCCCGCGCCCGCGCTCGGAGCGCTCGGTGCAGCACGACCCACGCTTCCTCGAACTCCGCGACCACCTCTGGGAGGCGCTGGAAGGGGAGGCGACGGCGGCGGCGGTGTCGAAATGA
- a CDS encoding ABC transporter permease, with translation MTALLATGPNLGRGGVAAWLAGLSARGKAAVIAVEVVILLVLWQLVVGVLGWISPVFLPPPLAIAQGFGEIVANGSLAANAGVSAQAWLTGFALAVVVGIPVGLLMGTSLPVDRVIGPIAWTIYATPSIAYQPLAKAWFGFGIGPVIFLVTISAIFPILLNVAAGMRTTNPSIIRAARVYGAGRMRLYRSVYLPSTIPFLFAGLRQAVVLATIGMVVAELAGSSSGMGALIIRASNTYQTDQAFAAIAVVVLWSVGMTQVVTAIERGVAPWTRKGKR, from the coding sequence ATGACCGCGCTCCTGGCCACCGGTCCGAATCTCGGCAGGGGTGGTGTCGCCGCCTGGCTCGCCGGGCTGAGCGCGAGGGGCAAGGCCGCCGTCATCGCGGTCGAGGTCGTGATCCTCCTCGTGCTGTGGCAGTTGGTGGTGGGTGTGCTCGGGTGGATCAGCCCGGTCTTCCTCCCTCCGCCCCTGGCCATCGCGCAGGGGTTCGGGGAGATCGTGGCCAACGGATCACTCGCCGCCAACGCCGGGGTCTCGGCGCAGGCATGGCTGACCGGTTTCGCGCTGGCCGTGGTCGTCGGCATCCCGGTCGGACTCCTCATGGGCACCTCGCTCCCGGTCGATCGGGTGATCGGGCCGATCGCCTGGACGATTTACGCCACGCCGTCGATCGCGTATCAGCCGCTCGCGAAGGCCTGGTTCGGCTTCGGGATCGGTCCGGTGATCTTCCTCGTGACGATCAGTGCGATCTTCCCGATCCTGCTCAACGTCGCCGCCGGTATGCGCACCACGAACCCCTCCATCATCCGCGCCGCGCGTGTGTATGGCGCGGGACGAATGCGGCTGTACCGCTCGGTCTACCTGCCGTCGACGATCCCGTTCCTGTTCGCGGGCCTCCGGCAGGCGGTGGTGCTCGCCACGATCGGCATGGTCGTGGCGGAGCTCGCCGGTTCTTCGAGCGGCATGGGCGCACTCATCATCCGCGCCTCGAACACGTATCAGACCGATCAGGCGTTCGCGGCGATCGCGGTCGTCGTGCTGTGGAGCGTGGGGATGACGCAGGTGGTCACGGCCATCGAACGCGGCGTCGCACCGTGGACGAGGAAGGGCAAGCGATGA
- a CDS encoding ABC transporter permease has product MSVVSATGTVRIVRPRRVVRSGEGRWTLLLIGVVAAVLLLWEAVVSWFQWIPAAFLPAPSAIAVAFGQLMVDPEFWSAFVFSVTNLLIGLAIAIVVGVVVGLAVGWSPVLRFMVAPFLWVLYSTPKVALAPLFILGLGLGSESKIALVILLAVFPILLNTMEGAVTVNPSLVNAARVYGAKGIGLGWKVIFPATLPYSLSGIQRGAALGFTGEVLGEFLGGTGGLGHLLEFAAYQFRMDEAIAMVVVMVIIANLTLLLISVLRRRLAPWYDERKIVG; this is encoded by the coding sequence ATGAGCGTGGTCTCGGCAACCGGAACGGTCCGAATCGTGCGGCCACGGCGCGTGGTGCGCTCCGGGGAGGGCAGGTGGACGCTGCTCCTGATCGGCGTCGTCGCCGCGGTGCTGCTCCTCTGGGAGGCGGTGGTCAGCTGGTTCCAGTGGATTCCCGCCGCGTTCCTGCCGGCCCCCAGTGCGATCGCCGTCGCGTTCGGTCAGCTCATGGTCGACCCGGAGTTCTGGTCGGCGTTCGTGTTCAGCGTCACGAACCTCCTGATCGGCCTCGCCATCGCGATCGTCGTCGGCGTGGTCGTGGGGCTCGCGGTCGGCTGGTCGCCGGTGCTGCGCTTCATGGTCGCGCCGTTCCTGTGGGTGCTGTACTCGACCCCCAAGGTCGCGTTGGCCCCGCTGTTCATCCTCGGACTCGGGCTGGGCAGCGAGTCGAAGATCGCGCTCGTCATCCTGTTGGCCGTGTTCCCCATCCTGCTGAACACGATGGAGGGCGCGGTCACCGTGAACCCATCGCTCGTCAACGCGGCACGGGTGTACGGCGCCAAGGGGATCGGACTCGGCTGGAAGGTGATCTTCCCCGCCACGCTTCCCTACAGCCTCTCCGGGATCCAGCGCGGTGCTGCGCTCGGCTTCACGGGAGAGGTGCTCGGTGAGTTCCTCGGCGGGACCGGCGGCCTCGGTCACCTGCTGGAGTTCGCCGCCTATCAGTTCCGGATGGATGAGGCGATCGCGATGGTCGTGGTGATGGTCATCATCGCGAACCTCACGCTGCTGCTCATCTCGGTTCTCCGCCGTCGACTCGCTCCCTGGTACGACGAGCGCAAGATCGTCGGCTGA